In the Candidatus Electrothrix sp. GW3-4 genome, one interval contains:
- a CDS encoding glycosyltransferase family 4 protein, with amino-acid sequence MEKNKAMLIAFGSIPKDGGTFTFYRNLRPALLKYGIDLRCISTGKHDADLWDKTFADDGCVLLAKDETSVKAQAIAFSEWCIDHQIDIVIGINSQPILSALPHLPEHIRVLSRCANGFDHGYKITLSCYERLARIIALTPRLKSDLINHYGAEENKITLIPNGIGPDRFQGISQSPRGQEKTLRLGFLGRLEHNQKGVLFLPEIIQHLEKREIDFKLRIAGKGIHKKNLERKLASSIKKGRVVFEGALSPDSVLDFLGETDIFLFPSQFEGCPNALLEGMMAGCVPVTFLIKGTTDFIVKNGITGFVCPMGDCEAFATSIAELSSNRDRLRQMSVAASADARKRFSQEKAAKDYAGVFKEVMNSPPLSWTPLPWSAFQPDPAFVQRNNWKSLLPEPVKRIVKNGLFYTGLSDHYYE; translated from the coding sequence ATGGAAAAAAACAAGGCTATGCTGATCGCCTTCGGCTCCATTCCCAAGGATGGTGGGACCTTTACATTTTATCGTAACCTCCGTCCTGCGCTGTTAAAATATGGTATTGATTTACGTTGTATTTCGACAGGAAAACACGATGCTGATTTGTGGGATAAAACGTTTGCTGACGACGGATGTGTTTTGTTGGCAAAAGATGAAACCTCTGTTAAGGCACAAGCTATAGCCTTTAGTGAATGGTGTATTGACCATCAGATTGATATTGTTATAGGCATTAATTCACAACCGATATTGTCAGCATTGCCACATTTACCCGAACATATTAGGGTACTCTCCCGCTGTGCTAATGGCTTTGATCATGGTTATAAAATCACTCTGTCATGTTACGAGCGGCTGGCACGTATCATTGCACTTACTCCTCGTTTAAAATCAGATTTGATCAATCATTACGGAGCAGAAGAAAATAAAATCACCCTCATTCCTAACGGCATTGGACCAGACCGCTTTCAAGGAATTTCTCAATCTCCGCGAGGACAGGAGAAAACGCTACGTTTAGGATTTCTAGGCCGGCTTGAGCATAATCAGAAGGGAGTATTATTCTTACCGGAAATCATACAACATCTTGAAAAACGAGAGATAGACTTTAAACTTCGTATAGCTGGCAAAGGAATCCATAAAAAAAATTTGGAACGAAAACTTGCCTCTTCTATCAAAAAAGGACGTGTCGTATTTGAAGGAGCTCTTTCACCAGATAGCGTCTTAGATTTTTTAGGAGAAACGGATATTTTTCTCTTCCCTTCTCAGTTCGAAGGTTGTCCAAATGCCTTACTGGAGGGAATGATGGCTGGATGTGTTCCAGTAACATTTCTTATTAAAGGTACCACTGATTTTATTGTAAAAAACGGTATTACTGGATTTGTCTGTCCCATGGGAGATTGTGAAGCCTTTGCTACAAGTATTGCCGAGCTGTCCTCCAACCGAGACCGATTACGCCAAATGTCGGTCGCTGCTTCAGCTGATGCTCGGAAACGTTTTTCTCAAGAAAAGGCTGCTAAAGACTATGCCGGAGTATTTAAAGAAGTTATGAACTCTCCTCCACTGTCATGGACTCCATTACCTTGGTCTGCATTTCAACCTGATCCCGCATTTGTACAGCGCAATAACTGGAAATCTCTTCTACCAGAACCTGTGAAGCGTATAGTCAAAAACGGATTATTTTATACCGGTCTGTCAGATCATTATTATGAATAA
- a CDS encoding glycosyltransferase family A protein yields MPDQYNKESLVTVVVPVFNRSKLILSSLESIRHQLFRPLEIIVVDDGSTDDTVKVVQKWSELYNITGEFSIKCIKQKNQGANAARNRGIEEATGEFIAFLDSDDLWMPKKLEKQILALRSNHSIGGIYCGLRHFDINTQKRAKVVPKNYPEGYLLRQLLIQDVTEPTSCWVVRKECFKKTGLFDITLPARQDWDMWIRLATHFHIGSIPEILVEQGEHTGERVRSNPQREITAHQIIFEKYAYLRAKFPPSVSQAARAAMYRRRGRVYFHRGISKQLALRMYFLSLVIWPFAFDSYAALAGMFLPKNFRQNMHVVWNRIFGKTCFSIKAH; encoded by the coding sequence ATGCCTGACCAATATAATAAAGAATCTTTGGTTACAGTAGTCGTTCCTGTATTCAATCGTTCAAAATTAATTTTATCTTCTCTGGAAAGTATTCGTCACCAGTTGTTCCGTCCATTAGAAATTATCGTTGTGGATGATGGATCTACAGATGACACAGTTAAGGTTGTCCAGAAATGGTCAGAGCTATATAATATTACAGGGGAATTTTCCATAAAGTGCATTAAACAAAAAAATCAAGGAGCTAACGCAGCACGCAACAGGGGAATTGAAGAGGCAACAGGGGAATTTATCGCCTTTTTAGATAGCGATGATCTTTGGATGCCCAAAAAATTGGAAAAACAAATCCTTGCATTGAGGTCGAATCATTCAATTGGAGGCATATACTGTGGATTACGACATTTTGATATCAATACCCAAAAAAGAGCAAAGGTTGTGCCCAAAAACTATCCCGAAGGGTACTTATTGCGACAACTTTTAATTCAAGATGTCACGGAGCCAACTTCTTGCTGGGTTGTCAGGAAAGAATGTTTTAAGAAGACTGGGCTGTTTGATATCACACTCCCGGCCAGGCAGGATTGGGATATGTGGATCCGTCTGGCTACACATTTTCATATAGGCTCTATTCCAGAAATTTTAGTTGAACAAGGAGAGCATACAGGAGAACGGGTACGCTCAAACCCACAAAGAGAAATAACAGCTCATCAGATAATCTTTGAAAAATACGCTTATCTTCGAGCAAAATTTCCACCTTCAGTTTCTCAAGCCGCTCGTGCTGCAATGTATCGCAGACGTGGACGGGTCTATTTTCATCGTGGAATCTCAAAGCAATTAGCACTCAGAATGTATTTTCTTTCTCTTGTTATCTGGCCATTCGCATTTGATTCTTACGCAGCATTGGCAGGAATGTTTCTCCCAAAAAACTTCCGGCAAAACATGCATGTTGTCTGGAATCGTATCTTCGGAAAGACATGTTTCTCAATAAAAGCTCACTAA
- a CDS encoding class I SAM-dependent methyltransferase, with protein sequence MTDMKIFIKKCLAACTPSRSLNLRSVNNYRLLASRLTQDYNRPQVLVVGGRKLGAGMSELLGTAGIEAVETDIQHGPRVQMLCDAHALPFPDGCFDAVVVQAVLEHVFDPIQCVSEMSRVLREKGYIYAETPFLQQVHEFPYDFQRFTFLGHRLLFREFDEVESGPIAGPATALFWAWVSFLSSFSDRKYVKALLLRLALFSGFWIKYFDYFLISKEGALGGASALYFLGHKRHEAFSNDEILSELCGERITRCRN encoded by the coding sequence ATGACAGATATGAAAATATTCATAAAAAAATGCTTAGCAGCATGTACGCCTTCACGATCCCTAAATCTGCGTTCGGTCAACAATTATCGTCTCCTTGCCAGCAGGCTGACGCAAGATTATAACCGCCCGCAGGTGCTTGTGGTCGGCGGCCGGAAATTGGGCGCTGGCATGAGTGAACTTTTAGGCACTGCGGGGATTGAAGCGGTGGAAACTGATATTCAACATGGCCCTCGCGTGCAAATGCTATGCGACGCCCATGCGCTGCCATTCCCGGATGGCTGTTTTGACGCGGTCGTGGTTCAGGCGGTGCTGGAGCATGTATTTGATCCGATTCAGTGCGTCAGTGAAATGAGCCGGGTGCTGAGGGAAAAAGGCTATATCTACGCAGAAACTCCTTTTTTGCAGCAGGTACATGAATTTCCCTATGACTTCCAGCGATTCACTTTTTTGGGGCACCGACTTCTTTTCCGTGAGTTTGATGAAGTTGAAAGCGGCCCCATTGCTGGGCCCGCAACTGCCTTGTTCTGGGCTTGGGTTTCTTTTTTGTCTTCATTTTCAGATCGTAAATATGTAAAGGCGCTTTTGCTGCGCTTGGCACTGTTTTCCGGATTCTGGATAAAATATTTTGATTATTTCCTGATTTCAAAAGAGGGAGCACTGGGGGGGGCGTCTGCATTGTATTTCCTTGGCCACAAGCGACATGAGGCGTTTTCAAATGATGAAATTCTTTCAGAATTATGCGGTGAGAGAATAACAAGATGCCGCAATTAA
- a CDS encoding transposase: MKPHHSRYWLNPNHDNEELFVLEVKDVCETYHEAPRKAVINGRRTISIDENTGIQALERKNPTKKIEPGKPERIEFEYIRHGTLSLIANFDVVTGEVVSPSIGDTRDEHDFCEHIRSLILSDPETREWVFVADQLNTHKSESLVKLVSELCEIKDNLGVKGKQGILKSMKSRAEFLRKKDHAIRFVYTPKHCSWLNQVEIWFGILTKKIIKRGNFTSKKDLRSKLLDFIDYFNATMAKPYKWTFNGLPLKA; encoded by the coding sequence GTGAAACCTCATCATAGTCGGTATTGGCTCAATCCCAATCATGACAATGAAGAACTGTTTGTTTTAGAAGTGAAAGATGTCTGTGAAACATACCACGAAGCTCCCCGAAAGGCGGTAATAAACGGCAGGCGAACCATCAGTATTGATGAAAATACCGGAATACAGGCTCTTGAGAGGAAAAATCCGACAAAAAAGATAGAGCCGGGAAAGCCGGAGCGGATTGAGTTTGAGTACATCAGGCACGGAACACTCTCGCTCATTGCAAACTTTGACGTAGTGACCGGTGAAGTCGTCTCTCCCAGCATAGGAGACACTCGGGACGAACATGATTTTTGCGAACATATTCGAAGCCTTATATTAAGCGATCCGGAAACTCGGGAGTGGGTCTTTGTGGCTGATCAGCTCAATACTCATAAGTCGGAATCACTTGTCAAGTTGGTCAGTGAATTATGCGAAATAAAAGATAATTTAGGCGTCAAAGGGAAACAAGGCATTTTGAAATCAATGAAAAGCAGAGCCGAATTTCTCAGGAAGAAAGACCATGCAATTCGCTTTGTTTATACCCCAAAACACTGTTCATGGCTCAATCAAGTAGAAATTTGGTTTGGTATTCTTACTAAGAAAATCATTAAAAGAGGTAATTTTACATCAAAAAAAGATCTCAGGAGCAAATTGCTCGACTTTATTGATTACTTTAATGCGACAATGGCAAAACCATACAAATGGACATTTAATGGGTTGCCGTTAAAAGCATAG
- a CDS encoding glycosyltransferase family 4 protein, translating into MPQLKILFCLLGDRTKASSRVRGYWMAEELEKRGIKCTIVAGGGRQALLKILKKIPIHDVIFFQKNASKWHVRLMGLANSLGKITIFDLDDAPSRINSPVTLKNAGKMMSNASAVMAGSQSLLEYAKEYNENTFYLPTCVKLENYAPLEKKAPGRPVCLGWIGNGPHYAEDLITILSGPLQQTGATLQVRFKLVGACGDRRLYNAFSNIAGVEAELIDQIPWGDSEAVRNQLADFDIGLYPVLPNAFNEKKCGFKALEYMAMGIPVIASPVGVLSNIIEHGKQGFLAGAEKDWNEFIYRLVAQEELLKTMGQKGKEKVVTDYDIAKAAEFLLEIIKMNIPE; encoded by the coding sequence ATGCCGCAATTAAAAATCCTCTTCTGTCTGCTGGGCGACCGGACCAAGGCCAGCTCCCGAGTGCGGGGGTACTGGATGGCCGAAGAGCTGGAAAAGCGGGGCATTAAATGCACCATAGTTGCCGGAGGCGGGCGACAGGCACTGCTGAAAATCCTAAAAAAAATACCGATCCATGATGTGATTTTTTTCCAGAAAAATGCTTCCAAATGGCATGTCCGGCTGATGGGTCTGGCCAACAGTCTCGGCAAAATCACCATTTTTGATCTGGATGATGCTCCGTCCCGGATCAACAGTCCGGTAACTTTAAAAAACGCCGGAAAAATGATGTCAAACGCATCAGCAGTCATGGCTGGCAGCCAATCCTTGTTGGAATATGCCAAAGAATATAATGAAAATACGTTTTATCTGCCAACCTGCGTGAAACTGGAAAATTATGCCCCACTGGAGAAAAAAGCACCGGGAAGGCCTGTTTGTTTAGGCTGGATCGGAAATGGTCCCCATTATGCCGAGGATCTGATTACAATTCTTTCCGGGCCGCTTCAGCAGACCGGGGCAACCCTTCAGGTGCGGTTCAAACTGGTTGGCGCATGCGGGGATAGACGGCTCTATAATGCGTTCTCCAATATTGCCGGAGTTGAAGCGGAACTTATCGACCAAATCCCTTGGGGGGATTCTGAGGCGGTTAGAAACCAGCTTGCGGACTTTGATATCGGGCTATATCCGGTTCTACCCAATGCGTTTAATGAAAAAAAATGTGGATTTAAAGCCCTGGAATACATGGCAATGGGCATCCCGGTGATCGCCAGCCCTGTGGGGGTGTTGAGCAACATAATTGAGCACGGCAAACAAGGTTTTTTGGCCGGGGCGGAAAAGGATTGGAATGAATTCATCTACCGGCTTGTGGCGCAGGAAGAACTGCTAAAGACCATGGGCCAGAAAGGAAAGGAAAAGGTGGTGACGGATTATGACATCGCAAAGGCGGCGGAATTCCTGTTGGAGATAATAAAGATGAACATCCCGGAATAA
- the tnpA gene encoding IS200/IS605 family transposase has product MKQYSRGSHTTYHHRYHIVWITKYRYKLLRGALQQRVREIVAQVAEEFGVHIVNGVVSSDHVHIFVSIPPHVRESDLVKVMKGRSSRKVQQEFPELRKRYWGRHFWARGYFSVTSGNVTDEMIDEYINNHADAHNRNDAENISLE; this is encoded by the coding sequence ATGAAACAATACAGCAGAGGTTCTCACACCACGTATCATCATCGATATCATATTGTGTGGATTACGAAATACCGATACAAATTGCTTCGCGGTGCTCTTCAGCAGCGAGTGCGGGAGATTGTTGCTCAGGTTGCGGAAGAGTTCGGCGTCCATATTGTCAACGGTGTTGTATCGTCCGATCATGTACATATTTTCGTTTCCATCCCGCCCCATGTAAGAGAAAGCGACCTGGTGAAAGTAATGAAGGGTCGAAGTTCCCGGAAAGTCCAACAGGAGTTCCCGGAGTTGAGGAAACGCTATTGGGGGCGGCATTTTTGGGCGCGAGGATATTTCAGTGTGACCAGCGGCAATGTGACTGACGAAATGATCGACGAATATATTAACAATCATGCTGATGCTCATAATCGTAACGATGCTGAAAATATATCTTTAGAGTGA
- a CDS encoding sulfotransferase: MKVNLFSIGAMRAGSTSIYHFLDQHPEIYMSPIKEPYYFHAEFCRRRLVNENDLSTEEYKCLTASINSGKYRTAEAYQSLFNKVEEHQYVGEASHYLHHPATAQLIHEYNPNSKIIICLRNPIERIYSEYMLYVRDSKVSITFDNFISKAIVWNKEKNIWNAAPISRLNKGFYSKQIIPWIEFFGVENVKIFLFEDMVGDPAEFCRKLYSWLGVDMAFQPVPIHAQASGKPISSKIMKGLNTDNFVKRNLKRIMPHSTRIKLRYYAYKFFLKREKMSNEVSIILHDIYKDEIDRLEEMISRDLSAWKKTRLC; the protein is encoded by the coding sequence TTGAAAGTCAACTTATTTTCAATCGGCGCAATGCGAGCTGGTTCCACGTCTATTTATCATTTTTTGGACCAGCATCCTGAAATCTATATGTCGCCGATAAAAGAGCCGTACTATTTTCATGCGGAGTTTTGCAGAAGAAGACTTGTAAATGAGAATGATTTATCAACGGAAGAATATAAGTGCCTGACTGCTAGCATCAATTCCGGAAAATATCGGACAGCAGAAGCGTACCAGTCGCTTTTTAATAAAGTTGAAGAGCATCAGTATGTTGGAGAAGCCTCCCATTATTTACACCATCCTGCCACAGCCCAGCTAATCCATGAATACAATCCAAATTCGAAAATAATTATTTGTTTACGTAATCCAATAGAGAGAATCTATTCTGAATATATGTTGTATGTGCGGGATTCAAAAGTTAGCATAACTTTTGACAATTTTATATCAAAGGCAATTGTATGGAACAAGGAGAAGAATATATGGAATGCCGCACCTATTAGTCGTCTCAATAAAGGCTTTTATTCAAAACAAATAATCCCCTGGATTGAGTTTTTTGGAGTTGAAAATGTTAAAATTTTTCTTTTTGAAGATATGGTAGGTGATCCTGCAGAGTTTTGTCGAAAACTTTACTCATGGCTTGGGGTTGATATGGCCTTTCAACCAGTGCCTATCCATGCCCAAGCATCTGGTAAGCCAATTTCCAGCAAAATTATGAAAGGGCTCAATACAGATAATTTTGTCAAAAGAAACTTAAAGAGAATAATGCCTCACTCAACACGCATTAAGTTGAGGTATTATGCATACAAGTTTTTTCTCAAGAGAGAAAAAATGAGCAATGAGGTCAGTATCATACTGCATGATATTTACAAAGATGAGATAGATCGTTTAGAAGAAATGATCTCAAGGGATTTGTCGGCATGGAAAAAAACAAGGCTATGCTGA
- a CDS encoding transposase gives MLDWKSRVLDRLEDYKLFEVNKGLFQGYLLKDAFATLWTYVRPKWASKFLDRWIEWVKKTGLEPLVKFAKGVDRDRNEILAWITHRVTSAKLEAFNATISRIVKRACGYRDLDYLYLKIRQEAMPPVLQL, from the coding sequence ATGCTCGACTGGAAGTCGAGGGTTTTAGACCGATTAGAAGACTATAAACTCTTTGAGGTGAACAAAGGGCTTTTTCAGGGCTATCTCCTCAAAGATGCATTTGCAACCCTCTGGACTTACGTACGTCCCAAGTGGGCTTCCAAGTTCCTCGACAGATGGATTGAATGGGTCAAAAAAACAGGTCTTGAGCCATTGGTCAAGTTTGCAAAGGGTGTAGACCGAGATAGAAATGAAATTCTGGCCTGGATTACGCATCGGGTTACCTCGGCTAAACTCGAAGCATTCAATGCTACAATCAGTAGGATTGTAAAACGTGCATGTGGCTACCGCGATCTTGACTACCTTTACCTGAAAATCAGGCAAGAGGCTATGCCACCTGTTCTGCAATTATGA
- a CDS encoding transposase — MAADKIPHFLPISASTARRWDKQILTQCLPAPDLDHLGIILVDEKSIGAGHQYMTVVINGETGEVLHLAEGKKKTSLESFFQKLSPQQIEKIKAVGIDRAGSYKSVIQQYAPTAQIIFDKFHIVSNLNTAIDEVRRAEWRNANTEDKQFIKGQRFNLLRNAHKLKDDQRDDLIETTTD; from the coding sequence ATGGCAGCAGACAAGATCCCGCATTTTCTCCCTATCTCAGCAAGTACAGCCAGGAGATGGGATAAACAGATACTTACTCAGTGCCTGCCAGCCCCAGATCTGGACCATTTGGGTATCATCTTGGTCGATGAAAAATCCATAGGGGCTGGTCATCAGTACATGACTGTCGTCATCAACGGAGAAACCGGCGAAGTCCTTCATCTGGCAGAGGGAAAGAAAAAGACTTCATTAGAGTCATTCTTTCAGAAACTGTCCCCACAACAAATCGAGAAAATTAAGGCTGTGGGCATCGACCGGGCCGGTTCATATAAAAGCGTTATTCAGCAGTATGCCCCAACGGCTCAAATTATTTTTGATAAATTCCACATTGTCAGCAACCTCAATACTGCCATCGACGAGGTACGGCGTGCCGAGTGGCGCAACGCGAATACAGAAGATAAGCAGTTCATCAAGGGACAACGCTTCAATCTTCTTCGCAATGCCCATAAACTTAAAGATGATCAACGTGATGATCTCATTGAAACCACTACCGACTGA
- a CDS encoding glycosyltransferase family 4 protein — MAEELEKRGIKCTIIAGGGRQALLKILKKIPFHDVIFFQKNASKWHVRLMGLANSLGKITIFDLDDAPSRINSPVTLKNAGKMMANASAVIAGSQPLLGYAKEYIENAFYLPTCVKLENYAPLEKKAPGKTVCLGWIGNGPHYAEDLIKILSGPLQQVGAAQQVRFKLVGACGDRRLYNAFSNIAGVEAELIDQIPWGDSEAVRNQLADFDIGLYPILPNAFNENKCGFKALEYMAMGIPVIASPVGVLCDIIEHSKDGLLPDSEDGWANAIAFLSTASDKRKIMGKKGRLKVETEYDIGQHADFLLNVITCLRKFS; from the coding sequence ATGGCCGAGGAGCTGGAAAAGCGGGGCATTAAATGCACCATAATTGCCGGGGGCGGGCGACAGGCACTGCTGAAAATCCTGAAAAAAATACCATTCCATGATGTGATTTTTTTCCAGAAAAATGCTTCCAAATGGCATGTCCGCCTGATGGGTCTGGCCAACAGTCTCGGCAAAATCACCATTTTTGATCTGGATGATGCTCCGTCCCGGATCAACAGTCCGGTAACTTTGAAAAACGCCGGTAAAATGATGGCAAATGCATCAGCAGTCATAGCTGGCAGCCAACCCTTGTTGGGATATGCCAAAGAATATATTGAAAATGCGTTTTATCTGCCTACCTGTGTAAAACTGGAAAATTACGCACCACTGGAGAAAAAAGCACCGGGAAAGACTGTTTGTTTAGGCTGGATCGGGAATGGTCCCCATTATGCCGAGGATCTGATTAAAATTCTTTCCGGGCCGCTTCAACAGGTCGGGGCGGCCCAGCAGGTGCGGTTCAAACTGGTGGGCGCATGCGGGGACAGAAGGCTGTATAATGCGTTTTCAAATATTGCCGGAGTTGAAGCGGAACTTATCGACCAGATTCCCTGGGGAGATTCTGAGGCTGTTAGAAACCAGCTTGCGGATTTTGATATTGGGCTATATCCGATTTTACCCAATGCGTTTAATGAAAACAAATGTGGATTTAAAGCACTGGAATACATGGCAATGGGCATCCCGGTAATAGCCAGTCCAGTAGGGGTGTTATGTGATATTATTGAGCATAGCAAGGATGGTTTGCTGCCAGATTCAGAAGATGGCTGGGCAAATGCAATTGCCTTTCTATCTACAGCTTCTGATAAACGTAAAATTATGGGAAAGAAGGGACGATTAAAGGTTGAGACTGAATACGATATAGGCCAACATGCTGATTTTCTGCTCAACGTGATAACTTGCTTAAGAAAATTTTCTTAA
- a CDS encoding helix-turn-helix domain-containing protein, whose amino-acid sequence MPTPKSPSIAVSEQQKEILSKIARQSTADFREVSRASLILEIEKGKPNSKIAKVMSCSIDKVKHWRYKWLANQDTLMQIETDPQNANQLEKSIREVLKDNPRPGAPVTYSSEQYCQILAVALEHPEESGRPISQWSSRELADECNKRGITSGISDRQVGRFLKRNRCETSS is encoded by the coding sequence ATGCCTACACCCAAATCGCCATCAATTGCTGTTTCCGAACAACAGAAAGAAATTTTGTCAAAAATAGCTCGACAATCAACAGCTGATTTTCGTGAGGTAAGTCGGGCTTCTTTAATATTGGAGATTGAGAAAGGAAAACCGAACTCAAAGATTGCAAAAGTCATGAGTTGCAGTATCGACAAGGTTAAACATTGGAGATACAAGTGGCTGGCCAACCAAGATACTTTAATGCAAATAGAGACTGATCCCCAAAATGCCAATCAGTTGGAAAAAAGTATTCGAGAAGTTTTAAAAGATAATCCGCGTCCGGGAGCACCAGTAACTTATTCTTCAGAACAATATTGTCAGATTTTAGCAGTTGCACTGGAGCATCCCGAAGAAAGCGGTCGTCCAATTTCTCAATGGAGCAGTAGGGAATTGGCGGATGAATGCAATAAGCGTGGGATAACCTCTGGAATTTCGGACCGTCAAGTGGGCCGATTTTTAAAAAGAAACCGATGTGAAACCTCATCATAG
- a CDS encoding sulfotransferase — translation MKPLVVILLSDKRSGSTIFEKELCKHPKVNHVTYSSHTYFETHHWLKAACILNTPKQLFYGHKIYKGYGSRTGARQYLIDTIRGNVPDFAIPDNDESLVFEGWEALCRTLANPVFFEKSPQYPAQWAALDLILKWMQRTEFDVRLIGLVRNPMSVMYSAHKLFSTNPDERQFGWAQSYRNILAMRDIVGCERFHMLRYEDLITQPKQTFQKVCEYLGVEPCKEIGENVHAQSVALWRDDPTFTLQLHESVMRFAEHFGYGEEEMYNPPKPGPATYERIIGTTQKTMKLMTARLYSRLVKPIFLTIQNK, via the coding sequence ATGAAGCCACTTGTAGTTATTCTTCTGTCCGACAAACGTTCAGGCTCCACTATATTCGAAAAAGAATTATGTAAGCATCCAAAGGTGAACCATGTTACCTATTCCTCACATACGTATTTCGAAACCCATCATTGGTTGAAAGCGGCTTGCATCCTTAACACGCCTAAACAACTATTTTACGGGCATAAGATATACAAGGGCTACGGCTCTCGGACAGGAGCAAGGCAATACCTTATTGACACTATTCGCGGCAATGTCCCGGATTTTGCCATCCCTGATAATGATGAATCACTTGTATTTGAGGGATGGGAAGCCTTATGTCGTACTCTTGCGAATCCTGTATTTTTTGAAAAATCACCGCAGTACCCTGCTCAATGGGCAGCCTTAGACTTAATCCTGAAATGGATGCAACGAACTGAATTTGATGTACGCCTGATTGGATTAGTCCGAAATCCCATGTCCGTTATGTACTCCGCGCACAAGCTTTTTTCAACCAACCCCGACGAACGTCAGTTTGGGTGGGCACAGAGCTATCGTAACATTTTAGCAATGCGTGATATAGTTGGGTGCGAGCGGTTTCATATGCTTCGTTATGAAGATCTGATTACTCAGCCCAAACAGACTTTTCAAAAAGTTTGCGAGTACTTGGGCGTTGAGCCGTGCAAAGAGATAGGGGAAAACGTTCATGCACAGTCAGTTGCTCTATGGAGAGATGATCCAACTTTTACACTACAGCTCCATGAAAGTGTAATGCGATTTGCCGAGCATTTTGGCTACGGAGAAGAGGAGATGTATAACCCTCCCAAACCGGGCCCGGCAACATATGAACGAATTATCGGCACAACGCAAAAAACGATGAAGTTAATGACGGCCAGATTGTATTCCAGATTAGTTAAACCCATTTTTTTAACTATACAAAATAAATAA
- a CDS encoding glycosyltransferase family 2 protein, whose translation MPQNSTRCDTSPTLGVVAISYNEEQNLPVFIEHLLPWVNEIVIVDDGSSDRTAEIAMKGGPKVNFLASPRSEGEYFSDQRNKGIAASTSDWLLHMDIDERVTPELACEIKAAIIEPQKDAYKFRRLNFFLHRPMRGGGLQDWNLIHLSRRDIFKFGGMYHEECIVQVPPERIGQLNAQMWHLNEDGYEKRMSKSLLYCTELSNKISKKTCKIHWYSFFIRPFIEFAKQFIFKHGYQDGIPGLIWALHAADATFRSYALAWDQQHHISRQEIEAMFSQTWQEYHEKIKDINKIKNA comes from the coding sequence ATGCCGCAGAATTCCACAAGATGCGATACCTCTCCAACGCTGGGCGTTGTAGCTATCAGTTATAATGAGGAACAGAATCTTCCCGTTTTTATAGAGCATCTTCTTCCATGGGTAAATGAAATTGTCATTGTTGACGATGGATCTTCCGACCGGACAGCTGAAATTGCGATGAAGGGAGGCCCAAAGGTTAACTTTCTTGCTTCTCCACGCAGTGAAGGTGAGTATTTTAGTGATCAGCGAAATAAAGGGATTGCAGCCTCTACCAGCGATTGGCTTCTTCACATGGATATTGATGAAAGAGTCACACCGGAACTAGCCTGCGAAATTAAAGCAGCAATCATAGAACCACAAAAAGATGCTTACAAATTTCGAAGATTGAATTTTTTCCTGCACCGACCAATGCGGGGAGGCGGCTTACAAGATTGGAACCTTATCCATTTGTCAAGACGGGATATATTTAAATTTGGTGGAATGTATCATGAAGAATGCATTGTTCAAGTACCTCCAGAGCGCATTGGGCAGCTCAACGCACAAATGTGGCATCTTAATGAGGATGGTTATGAAAAACGTATGAGTAAAAGCCTACTTTACTGTACAGAGCTTTCAAATAAAATTAGCAAAAAAACATGCAAAATACACTGGTACTCTTTTTTCATACGACCGTTTATCGAATTTGCTAAACAATTCATCTTCAAGCACGGTTACCAAGATGGAATTCCTGGACTGATATGGGCGTTACATGCAGCAGATGCTACCTTCCGAAGTTATGCATTGGCTTGGGACCAACAACATCACATATCACGTCAGGAGATAGAAGCAATGTTTTCACAAACCTGGCAAGAATACCACGAAAAAATAAAGGATATAAATAAGATAAAAAATGCCTGA